From Streptomyces sp. NBC_00370, a single genomic window includes:
- a CDS encoding FxsB family cyclophane-forming radical SAM/SPASM peptide maturase: protein MSRPPLRQAELPWPTAADVTAREAAGWVPSPLHSFVLKIHSRCDLACDYCYMYRSHDQSWRTQPRTMTDGTVDLAGTRIAEHLTAHGLREAGVVLHGGEPLLAGDTTLARTARVLRAAVGDGIRLNLSLQTNGVRLTERRLDLCAEHGIRVGVSVDGGRAAQDRHRKGADGRGSHTRVREALRLLSEGPYRHLFAGLLCTVDLRNDPVRVYQDLLAHRPPSLDFLLPLGNWHTPPPGLTPGDGRTPYADWLWAVFERWYGAPVSETRIRLLDDLMALLLGATPATEALGLRPVRYAVVETDGALAQDDTLRTAYAGAAATGLDLRRHSFDTLLRHPGVAARQWGADALCADCLACPLHQVCGGGHYANRYRRDTGFANRSVYCADLTALITRVRGRLAADVGAVA from the coding sequence ATGAGTCGACCGCCACTGCGGCAGGCCGAGCTGCCCTGGCCGACGGCCGCCGACGTGACGGCCAGGGAAGCGGCGGGCTGGGTGCCGTCCCCGCTGCACTCCTTCGTCCTCAAGATCCACAGCCGCTGTGACCTCGCCTGTGACTACTGCTACATGTACCGCTCCCACGACCAGAGTTGGCGCACCCAGCCGCGCACCATGACGGACGGGACCGTCGACCTCGCCGGCACGAGGATCGCCGAACACCTCACGGCGCACGGCCTGCGCGAAGCCGGTGTCGTCCTGCACGGCGGCGAACCGCTCCTCGCCGGCGACACCACACTCGCCCGCACCGCCCGGGTGCTGCGCGCCGCCGTCGGCGACGGCATACGGCTGAACCTGTCCCTGCAGACCAACGGCGTACGGCTCACCGAGCGCCGCCTCGACCTGTGCGCCGAACACGGCATCCGCGTCGGGGTGAGCGTCGACGGCGGCAGGGCCGCCCAGGACCGCCACCGCAAGGGCGCCGACGGGCGCGGCAGCCACACCCGCGTACGTGAAGCGCTGCGGCTGCTCTCCGAAGGGCCGTACCGGCACCTCTTCGCCGGGCTGCTGTGCACCGTCGACCTGCGCAACGACCCCGTACGCGTCTACCAGGACCTGCTCGCCCACCGCCCGCCGTCCCTCGACTTCCTGCTGCCGCTGGGCAATTGGCACACCCCACCGCCCGGCCTCACCCCCGGCGACGGGCGTACCCCGTACGCCGACTGGCTGTGGGCCGTCTTCGAGCGGTGGTACGGCGCCCCGGTCAGCGAGACCCGGATCCGGCTGCTCGACGACCTCATGGCGCTGCTCCTCGGCGCCACGCCGGCGACGGAAGCCCTCGGCCTGCGCCCGGTGCGCTACGCCGTCGTGGAGACCGACGGGGCCCTCGCCCAGGACGACACCCTGCGCACCGCCTACGCGGGCGCCGCGGCCACCGGACTCGACCTGCGGCGGCACTCGTTCGACACGCTGCTCCGCCACCCCGGCGTCGCGGCCCGCCAGTGGGGCGCCGACGCGCTGTGCGCCGACTGCCTGGCCTGCCCGCTGCACCAGGTGTGCGGCGGCGGGCACTACGCCAACCGCTACCGCAGGGACACCGGGTTCGCCAACCGCAGTGTGTACTGCGCCGATCTCACCGCCCTGATCACCCGGGTACGCGGCCGGCTCGCCGCCGACGTGGGGGCGGTGGCATGA
- a CDS encoding aKG-HExxH-type peptide beta-hydroxylase, producing MTPAPHRMPGPLFDAVAEGGGGAEALLLLARAEYSRRLACVHAITAAAREISGATGQQAQEAWELLAAAQRAAPEATAAVIAHPSAGPALAGLLARVQRAGEQGPNPPLAATPPAPPVHWLTAIAAAATARAALPGSVRWTATDPWVALPSLGRAHLPGVRAGDSAELRVTADGQVSVGAAGSLPLTVPPDPYTVRGRWHGGRILTGADTGAPLVLGALDPTCFPGAVPQPGAIGADDLRRWRSTAHDAYRLLRTDHPVPYAELTAGPRVLVPLTRVGPGSVSGSSAETFGCVAMSLPNSGTGFAVTLTHEMQHNKFAALLHLFDLFDTAAPELYYAPWRPDPRPLLGLFHGAYAHLGVAQFWNRRREADPHTAQRAAAHAHFARWRTATREATTTILASGHLTPLGHHFATRMLHTADALCALPVPAEARRRALGAARAHRSTWTDRHGTAEVLPV from the coding sequence ATGACGCCGGCGCCGCATCGGATGCCGGGCCCGCTGTTCGACGCCGTCGCCGAAGGCGGCGGCGGGGCCGAGGCGTTGCTGCTGCTCGCCCGCGCCGAGTACAGCAGACGGCTCGCCTGCGTGCACGCGATCACCGCTGCGGCGCGCGAGATCAGCGGCGCGACCGGCCAACAGGCTCAGGAAGCCTGGGAGTTGCTGGCCGCAGCCCAGCGGGCGGCCCCCGAAGCGACGGCAGCGGTCATCGCCCACCCCTCGGCGGGCCCGGCGCTGGCCGGGCTGCTCGCCCGGGTACAGCGGGCGGGGGAGCAGGGCCCGAACCCGCCCCTGGCCGCCACGCCCCCGGCTCCTCCCGTGCACTGGCTGACCGCGATAGCCGCCGCTGCCACGGCCCGCGCCGCGCTGCCCGGCAGCGTGCGGTGGACGGCGACCGACCCCTGGGTCGCCCTGCCGTCGCTCGGCCGCGCGCACCTCCCCGGCGTCAGGGCCGGCGACAGCGCCGAACTGCGGGTGACCGCCGACGGACAGGTCAGCGTCGGCGCAGCCGGCTCGCTGCCGCTGACCGTGCCGCCCGACCCGTACACGGTGCGGGGCCGCTGGCACGGCGGGCGGATCCTGACCGGGGCCGACACCGGCGCCCCGCTGGTCCTCGGCGCCCTCGACCCCACGTGCTTCCCCGGCGCCGTACCGCAGCCGGGCGCCATCGGCGCCGACGACCTGCGCCGCTGGCGGTCGACCGCGCACGACGCGTACCGGCTGCTCCGAACCGACCACCCCGTCCCGTACGCGGAACTGACCGCAGGACCCCGGGTTCTGGTGCCGTTGACGCGCGTAGGTCCCGGCAGCGTCAGCGGCAGCAGCGCGGAGACCTTCGGCTGCGTCGCGATGTCCCTGCCGAACAGCGGCACCGGCTTCGCCGTGACCCTGACCCACGAGATGCAGCACAACAAGTTCGCCGCTCTGCTGCACCTCTTCGACCTCTTCGACACGGCCGCCCCCGAGCTGTACTACGCCCCCTGGCGCCCCGACCCGCGCCCGCTGCTCGGCCTGTTCCACGGCGCGTACGCGCACCTGGGCGTCGCCCAGTTCTGGAACCGCCGCCGCGAAGCCGATCCGCACACCGCACAACGGGCCGCCGCACACGCCCACTTCGCCCGCTGGCGCACCGCCACCCGCGAAGCGACCACCACGATCCTGGCCTCGGGACACCTCACCCCGCTCGGCCACCACTTCGCCACGCGCATGCTGCACACGGCCGACGCCCTGTGCGCCCTCCCGGTCCCGGCCGAGGCCCGCCGCCGGGCCCTGGGGGCGGCCCGCGCCCACCGCTCGACCTGGACGGACCGCCACGGCACGGCCGAAGTCCTGCCGGTGTGA
- a CDS encoding ATP-binding protein: MEQIEVATPGGTATGPSGEANIALDGEPGMIATARRFTADFLARFRDGPGPPLSSRLSGVAELVVSELVTNSCKYAPGPCLLELKLDDSVLEVTVWDSDSTLPLAYAAEPGRIGQHGMEIVLALCEGYDVQREPVGKRIRVRISVNDSQRDDSAECR; encoded by the coding sequence GTGGAGCAGATAGAAGTGGCAACACCTGGTGGTACAGCGACGGGGCCTTCGGGCGAGGCCAACATCGCCCTGGACGGCGAGCCGGGGATGATCGCGACGGCACGCCGTTTCACCGCTGACTTCTTGGCCCGGTTCCGCGACGGCCCCGGGCCGCCGCTGTCCTCCCGGTTGAGCGGTGTGGCCGAGCTGGTGGTCAGCGAGCTGGTGACGAACTCGTGCAAATATGCGCCTGGTCCCTGCCTCCTGGAGCTGAAGCTTGACGATTCGGTCCTGGAGGTCACGGTGTGGGACTCCGATTCCACGCTGCCTCTCGCATATGCGGCTGAACCTGGCCGGATCGGCCAGCACGGTATGGAGATCGTCCTTGCCCTGTGCGAGGGCTACGACGTGCAGCGCGAACCCGTCGGAAAACGCATCAGAGTCCGCATCAGCGTGAACGACAGCCAGCGGGACGACTCCGCGGAGTGCCGTTGA
- a CDS encoding STAS domain-containing protein has translation MSPLNITHRTTTTGPVLHVAGELDYAQATALREHVERLVLGPGQNLVIDLSDLEFCDSTGITALLAARQHAQAAGADAVLSAVPADTLRILAIAGLDHVFTIRPSRDSM, from the coding sequence ATGAGCCCGCTGAACATCACCCACCGCACCACCACCACCGGACCGGTTCTGCACGTGGCCGGCGAACTCGACTACGCCCAGGCCACCGCCCTGCGCGAGCACGTCGAACGCCTCGTCCTGGGCCCCGGCCAGAACCTGGTCATCGACCTGTCCGACCTGGAATTCTGCGACTCCACCGGCATCACCGCCCTCCTGGCCGCACGGCAGCACGCCCAAGCCGCCGGCGCCGACGCGGTCTTGTCCGCTGTTCCCGCCGACACCCTGCGCATCCTCGCCATCGCCGGCCTGGACCACGTCTTCACCATCCGCCCCAGCAGAGACAGCATGTGA
- a CDS encoding PP2C family protein-serine/threonine phosphatase: MRRTGEEPGEGPEPTDVQDAAGTGAAFSALLEDSAEDLYESAPCGYLSTLMDGTVAKINATLLEWLGVEREAVVGRARFADLLSVGGKMYHETHFAPLLRMQGELSGVALEMKAADGRRLPVLVSSRVKRSSQGEPLLIRTTVFDASDRRAYEQELLRRRREAEQARADAERAHAEAESARRQAEADRERLTDALAVLQQSLVPSALPAVPGLEAAAYYHTASPDRLGGDFYDLFPLSKGRWAFFLGDVCGKGPQAASLTSLTRYTLRAAALHDPEPAAALTTLNSVLHERYATSGDPRYCTVIFGVMEPCGDHGHTTVRLASGGHPPALVVRAEGRTEYLPTPGGLLVGVLAAARFSTTQTTLGPGDTLLLYTDGLTEARTGPTREHLFGDEALQRFATEHAPATPQEMITALTGLLESFGGGLDDDTALLALGVPATHPNAHPATKQQA, from the coding sequence ATGCGCCGCACCGGCGAGGAGCCGGGGGAGGGACCGGAGCCGACAGATGTCCAGGACGCCGCGGGCACGGGTGCTGCGTTCTCCGCACTGTTGGAGGACAGCGCCGAAGATCTCTACGAGTCGGCTCCCTGCGGCTACCTGTCGACGCTGATGGACGGCACCGTCGCGAAGATCAACGCGACGCTGCTGGAGTGGCTCGGGGTGGAGCGCGAGGCAGTGGTGGGCCGAGCCCGCTTCGCTGATCTCCTTTCCGTCGGCGGGAAGATGTACCACGAAACACACTTCGCGCCGCTGCTGCGTATGCAGGGCGAACTGAGCGGTGTCGCCCTGGAGATGAAGGCTGCGGACGGGCGCCGACTGCCGGTGCTGGTCTCCTCCAGGGTCAAGCGCAGCAGCCAGGGTGAGCCGCTGCTGATCCGCACCACCGTCTTCGACGCCTCCGACCGCCGCGCCTACGAGCAGGAACTCCTGCGCCGTCGTCGGGAAGCCGAGCAGGCACGCGCCGACGCCGAGCGCGCCCACGCGGAGGCGGAATCGGCCCGCCGACAGGCCGAGGCCGACCGGGAACGCCTGACCGACGCGCTCGCCGTGCTTCAGCAGTCCCTCGTGCCCTCCGCACTGCCTGCCGTGCCGGGCCTTGAGGCAGCCGCCTACTACCACACCGCCTCCCCCGACCGGCTGGGCGGTGACTTCTACGACTTGTTCCCGCTGAGCAAGGGCCGGTGGGCCTTCTTCCTCGGAGACGTGTGCGGCAAAGGCCCCCAAGCGGCCTCCCTGACCTCATTGACCCGCTACACCCTGCGCGCCGCGGCCCTCCACGATCCCGAGCCGGCAGCAGCCCTGACGACGCTGAACTCCGTCCTGCACGAGCGGTACGCCACCAGCGGCGACCCCCGCTACTGCACCGTCATCTTCGGCGTTATGGAGCCCTGCGGCGACCACGGCCACACGACTGTGCGCCTTGCGTCCGGCGGACACCCCCCGGCACTGGTGGTGCGGGCCGAGGGCCGCACCGAGTATCTGCCCACCCCCGGGGGGCTCCTCGTCGGCGTCCTGGCCGCCGCCCGGTTCAGCACCACGCAGACCACGCTAGGCCCGGGCGACACCCTCCTGCTGTACACGGACGGCCTCACCGAGGCCCGCACCGGCCCCACCCGCGAACACCTCTTCGGCGACGAAGCCCTGCAACGCTTCGCCACCGAGCACGCCCCCGCCACGCCCCAAGAGATGATTACCGCACTGACCGGGCTGCTGGAGAGCTTCGGCGGCGGCCTGGACGACGACACCGCCCTCCTCGCCCTCGGCGTCCCCGCCACCCATCCGAACGCCCACCCGGCAACGAAGCAACAAGCATGA
- a CDS encoding alpha/beta fold hydrolase, which translates to MDIRRRNNVTVSGPPEGTVVVLAHGFGCDQNMWRLAVPALEKRYRVVLFDYVGSGGSDLSAWDQERYSSLRGYAQDAVEVCEELDLRGAVFVGHSVSAMVGVLAAQAAPERLGALVMVAPSPRYIDDDGYRGGFSVQDIDELLESLESNYLGWSGAMAPVIMSNPDRPELGQELTNSFCATDPDIARVFARTTFLSDTREELKSVSVPTLVLECSEDMIAPREVGAYVHAAIPSSRLVTLDATGHCPQLSAPEATAEAILEFLAALR; encoded by the coding sequence ATGGATATTCGCAGGAGGAACAACGTGACGGTCAGTGGCCCACCTGAGGGGACGGTGGTGGTGCTGGCGCACGGGTTCGGCTGCGATCAGAACATGTGGCGGCTGGCAGTGCCGGCCCTGGAAAAGCGGTACCGGGTGGTGCTGTTCGACTATGTCGGCTCCGGCGGTTCGGATCTGTCGGCCTGGGACCAGGAGCGGTACTCCTCGCTCCGGGGTTACGCCCAAGATGCCGTGGAGGTCTGCGAGGAGCTGGACCTGCGGGGAGCGGTGTTCGTCGGCCATTCGGTCAGCGCCATGGTCGGGGTGCTGGCCGCGCAGGCGGCGCCGGAGAGGCTCGGGGCGCTGGTGATGGTGGCTCCCTCGCCCCGCTACATCGATGACGACGGCTACCGGGGCGGTTTCAGCGTGCAGGACATCGATGAGCTGCTGGAGTCCTTGGAGTCGAACTATCTCGGCTGGTCCGGCGCGATGGCTCCGGTGATCATGAGCAATCCGGACCGGCCGGAGTTGGGGCAAGAACTGACGAACAGCTTTTGCGCCACCGATCCCGACATCGCCCGCGTTTTCGCCCGCACCACATTCTTGTCCGACACCCGCGAGGAGCTGAAGAGCGTGAGCGTGCCGACCCTGGTACTGGAGTGCTCCGAGGACATGATCGCGCCCCGCGAGGTCGGCGCGTATGTGCACGCCGCGATCCCCTCCTCCCGCTTGGTCACCCTTGACGCCACCGGGCACTGCCCGCAGTTGAGCGCGCCGGAGGCCACCGCCGAGGCGATCCTTGAGTTTCTGGCGGCCTTGCGTTGA
- a CDS encoding GAF domain-containing SpoIIE family protein phosphatase, which produces MATEDESGTAALSRVERLLAVRETGLSAAADADMERFARLVARMVGVPVALVSLVEEDRQVFPGMVGLPEPWATRRQTPLSHSLCRHVLSSQGSFVVEDAREERSTCASTAIPQLGVVAYAGVPLTDDDGNVLGALCAVDTVPRAWTSREVQDLRDLAAACSAELRLRIASAQGAVLRRRADELAAVAGRALTSAELLLRAAEDLTDTAGLEEVRLRVGDLVSGDLKPSYVSLLLAENHGGLHRLLDRSAAPSMEVLHEYVLADADFPTARALRERRMVTVPDRAHLQAVHGPAAVGVFDSLGLGSAVCLPLLGARGPLGVLVLGWSTPHEIDMTEASVLTTVAGYTAQAVERALFLDERIDVAHQLQQAMLTTLPDVPGLELAALYRPASSTDMVGGDWYDAFSLPRPGNDASLVDDLAVTVGDITGHDVQAATLMGQTRSMLRQAAATTRDQGPAAAMSALEDACRTLPVEVSGTLVHGHLRRVGDAWALTWVNAGHPPPLVLLANGTVCRLDEHGILLHHRLGPFPRHDLQTVLEPGSTLLLYTDGLIERPGQDFNTAVDRAAHLLAAADSDIPLPALLEHLADEVCPGEPGDDVVLLAVRVPRAEPSDR; this is translated from the coding sequence GTGGCTACGGAAGACGAGAGTGGCACAGCTGCCCTGTCCCGGGTGGAGCGGCTGCTCGCGGTACGGGAGACGGGACTCTCAGCTGCGGCGGACGCGGACATGGAGCGGTTCGCGCGGTTGGTCGCGCGGATGGTGGGCGTGCCGGTGGCGCTGGTGTCGTTGGTGGAGGAGGACCGGCAGGTATTTCCCGGCATGGTGGGCCTGCCCGAGCCGTGGGCCACCCGGCGGCAGACTCCTCTGTCCCACTCCCTCTGCCGTCACGTTCTGTCCTCTCAGGGGTCTTTCGTTGTGGAGGATGCCCGTGAGGAGCGTTCGACGTGCGCGAGTACGGCGATTCCCCAACTCGGGGTGGTCGCCTACGCAGGTGTGCCGTTGACCGACGACGACGGCAATGTTCTGGGTGCGCTGTGTGCCGTGGACACGGTGCCACGGGCCTGGACGTCGCGTGAGGTCCAGGATCTGCGGGATCTGGCAGCGGCTTGTTCGGCGGAACTGCGGCTGCGCATCGCTTCGGCACAGGGCGCCGTGTTGCGGCGTCGTGCCGATGAACTCGCCGCCGTGGCCGGCCGGGCCCTGACGAGCGCCGAGCTGCTGCTGCGTGCGGCGGAGGATCTGACGGACACCGCAGGCTTGGAGGAGGTTCGCCTACGGGTGGGGGATCTGGTCAGTGGTGACCTCAAACCGTCCTACGTGAGCCTGCTGCTGGCCGAGAACCATGGCGGACTGCACCGTCTGCTGGACCGGTCGGCTGCGCCCTCCATGGAAGTCCTGCACGAGTACGTGCTGGCGGATGCCGACTTCCCCACGGCACGGGCTCTTCGGGAGCGGCGCATGGTCACCGTCCCCGACCGTGCTCACCTTCAGGCCGTCCACGGGCCCGCCGCTGTGGGTGTCTTCGACTCGCTCGGGCTGGGGTCGGCGGTCTGTCTGCCGCTGTTGGGAGCCCGGGGGCCGCTCGGGGTGCTTGTCCTGGGCTGGAGCACCCCGCACGAGATCGACATGACCGAAGCCTCCGTGCTCACCACAGTCGCGGGATATACCGCGCAGGCGGTGGAGCGTGCACTGTTCCTCGACGAGCGGATCGACGTCGCACACCAGCTCCAGCAGGCCATGCTCACCACGTTGCCCGACGTGCCCGGTCTTGAGCTGGCGGCGCTGTACCGCCCCGCCTCCAGCACCGACATGGTCGGTGGTGACTGGTACGACGCCTTCTCCCTGCCCAGACCGGGAAATGACGCCTCACTCGTGGACGACCTGGCGGTCACCGTCGGGGACATCACCGGCCACGACGTACAGGCCGCGACCTTGATGGGGCAGACCCGCAGCATGCTGCGCCAAGCGGCAGCCACCACGCGGGACCAGGGGCCGGCCGCTGCTATGTCCGCTCTGGAAGATGCCTGCCGCACCCTGCCCGTGGAAGTCTCCGGCACCCTGGTGCACGGCCATCTGCGTCGCGTCGGCGACGCGTGGGCTTTGACGTGGGTCAACGCCGGCCATCCGCCGCCCTTGGTGCTTCTCGCGAACGGCACGGTGTGCCGGCTCGACGAACACGGGATCCTGCTGCACCACCGCCTCGGCCCCTTCCCCCGGCACGATCTGCAGACCGTCCTGGAACCGGGCTCCACGCTGCTGCTCTACACCGACGGCCTCATCGAACGCCCGGGCCAGGACTTCAACACCGCTGTCGATCGCGCCGCCCATCTGCTGGCAGCAGCCGACTCGGACATCCCGCTGCCGGCACTTTTGGAACACCTCGCTGACGAGGTATGTCCCGGGGAGCCGGGTGACGACGTCGTTCTGCTCGCCGTGCGCGTCCCGCGGGCCGAGCCGTCGGATCGGTGA
- a CDS encoding STAS domain-containing protein, translating to MSKNDGAHAALPVLAPRGDFDAQNTGPLTAEIRETVSRSPGVVLDLSDVTFGDSSFLNLLLSAHQETDLRIAQVPAGIERLLSLTGTESVLRIYGTVEEAQATVRT from the coding sequence ATGTCGAAGAACGATGGCGCTCACGCGGCGCTACCAGTACTCGCGCCTCGCGGTGATTTCGATGCCCAGAACACCGGCCCGCTGACCGCGGAAATCCGGGAGACGGTGTCCCGGTCGCCGGGAGTTGTCCTGGATCTCAGCGACGTCACCTTCGGGGACTCCAGTTTCCTGAACCTGCTGCTGAGCGCACACCAGGAGACAGATCTGCGAATCGCGCAGGTACCCGCCGGTATCGAGCGGCTGCTGTCACTGACCGGCACCGAGAGTGTTCTGCGGATCTACGGCACGGTGGAGGAGGCCCAGGCCACTGTCCGCACCTGA
- a CDS encoding ATP-binding SpoIIE family protein phosphatase, translated as MSVLLLASEDVAWFRDDLAGARGAASRLAGRIGLSEQRAGEIALAVSEAASNLVKHAVAGAIVLRVVRTEQHAGIEFLAVDRGPGMADVASAMRDGRSAAGTLGIGLGMVARLADTFDLHSVAGQGTVMLARFWPRPGLRRHPDSSGEPAQSVVEGVTRPISGATECGDGWAAHWDAAGSSTPGNPSHDVAADPPVRGPRGTLRVLDSPTAGPPSGAPSAGRALLVMLCDGLGHGPLAELATRVAIRAFRISRGHSPDEVMREIHQALAGTRGAAVAVARIEPDQRRVLYCGVGNTAGAIVTTTSKISLPSLPGIAGHHVRTLRTVTHPLPAGSVLVMHSDGLTERWNPESLPGVLQHSAAVIAGQLLRSAGKYHDDASVVAAKGLW; from the coding sequence GTGAGCGTTCTGCTGCTGGCGAGCGAGGATGTGGCATGGTTCCGCGACGACCTCGCCGGTGCCCGGGGAGCTGCCTCCCGGCTGGCCGGCCGGATCGGACTGAGTGAGCAGCGGGCCGGCGAGATCGCCCTGGCGGTGTCGGAGGCCGCCTCCAACCTGGTCAAGCACGCGGTCGCCGGGGCGATCGTGCTGCGGGTGGTGCGGACCGAGCAGCACGCCGGGATCGAATTCCTGGCGGTGGACCGCGGACCGGGCATGGCGGATGTGGCCAGTGCGATGCGCGACGGCCGGTCGGCCGCCGGCACGCTGGGCATCGGACTGGGCATGGTGGCCCGGCTCGCGGACACCTTCGACCTGCACTCTGTCGCCGGGCAGGGAACGGTGATGCTGGCACGGTTCTGGCCACGACCCGGCCTCCGCCGCCACCCGGACAGCAGCGGCGAACCGGCGCAGTCCGTGGTGGAAGGAGTGACCCGGCCCATCAGCGGAGCGACCGAGTGCGGGGACGGCTGGGCTGCGCACTGGGACGCGGCCGGGTCATCGACGCCGGGGAATCCCTCGCATGATGTGGCGGCAGACCCCCCTGTCCGTGGCCCGCGCGGAACCCTGCGGGTGCTCGACAGCCCCACGGCCGGTCCCCCTTCTGGTGCGCCGAGCGCGGGGCGGGCGCTACTGGTGATGCTCTGTGACGGGCTCGGCCACGGCCCCCTGGCAGAGCTGGCCACCCGGGTCGCGATCCGCGCCTTCCGCATCAGCAGGGGGCACTCGCCCGATGAGGTCATGCGGGAGATCCACCAGGCGCTCGCCGGCACACGGGGTGCCGCGGTGGCCGTGGCACGCATCGAGCCGGATCAACGACGGGTGCTCTACTGCGGGGTGGGCAACACCGCCGGCGCGATCGTGACCACCACGTCCAAGATCAGCCTGCCGTCACTGCCGGGCATCGCCGGACACCACGTACGCACGCTGCGCACCGTCACCCACCCGCTACCGGCTGGCAGCGTGCTGGTCATGCACTCCGACGGCCTGACCGAGCGATGGAACCCCGAATCCCTTCCCGGAGTCCTCCAGCACTCCGCAGCTGTGATCGCAGGTCAACTCCTGCGCAGCGCCGGTAAATACCACGACGACGCCTCGGTCGTCGCGGCCAAGGGACTGTGGTGA
- a CDS encoding helix-turn-helix domain-containing protein, with amino-acid sequence MTADDSFGRLDDDDYPAYTMGRAAEMLNTTQGFLRAIGEARLITPLRSEGGHRRYSRYQLRIAARARELVDQGTPIEAACRIVILEDQLEEAKRINAEHHRTAQSANPAANGSES; translated from the coding sequence ATGACAGCAGACGACTCGTTCGGCCGTCTCGACGACGACGACTACCCCGCCTACACCATGGGCCGGGCCGCCGAGATGCTCAACACCACCCAGGGCTTCCTCCGCGCCATCGGCGAAGCCCGCCTCATCACACCCCTGCGCTCCGAGGGCGGACACCGCCGCTACTCCCGCTACCAGCTGCGCATCGCCGCCCGCGCACGGGAACTCGTCGACCAGGGCACCCCGATCGAGGCCGCGTGCCGCATCGTCATCCTCGAAGACCAACTCGAAGAAGCGAAACGCATCAACGCCGAACACCACCGCACCGCCCAATCGGCAAACCCGGCGGCCAACGGCTCGGAAAGCTAA
- a CDS encoding SCO5918 family protein: protein MRFVIARFPFDLTRSGVLESMKGIKPEHVTGKSVIIGRRTYPVKQVGQVVTGQDRRDFSAQEVLRAMAQLGFTCPTPSQAATPTRLLSPFQQASATLGVPATA from the coding sequence ATGCGCTTCGTCATTGCCCGCTTCCCGTTCGACCTCACCAGGAGCGGCGTCCTGGAATCCATGAAGGGCATCAAGCCCGAGCACGTCACGGGGAAGTCCGTGATCATCGGCCGCCGCACCTACCCCGTGAAGCAGGTCGGGCAGGTCGTCACCGGCCAGGACCGCCGTGACTTCAGCGCCCAGGAAGTCCTCCGGGCCATGGCCCAACTCGGCTTCACCTGCCCCACTCCGTCCCAGGCTGCCACCCCCACGCGGCTCCTCAGCCCGTTCCAACAGGCTTCCGCGACGCTCGGGGTCCCTGCGACCGCCTGA
- a CDS encoding cold-shock protein, translating into MASGTVTWFNAAKGFGFIEQDGGGADVFAHFSNITAQGFNQLLEGQKVTFDIAPSRKGPTAENIVPV; encoded by the coding sequence ATGGCGTCCGGCACCGTGACATGGTTCAACGCAGCCAAGGGTTTCGGCTTCATCGAGCAGGACGGCGGGGGCGCTGACGTATTCGCCCACTTCTCAAACATCACCGCTCAGGGCTTCAACCAGCTGCTCGAAGGCCAGAAGGTCACCTTCGACATCGCGCCGAGCCGGAAGGGCCCGACAGCCGAGAACATTGTTCCCGTCTGA